From Streptomyces sp. NBC_00683, one genomic window encodes:
- a CDS encoding LysR family transcriptional regulator produces MDLALLRTFVMVHRAGSFTRAAALLGLSQPAVTSQIRTLERQLGRPLFLRGARGVTPTTIGDELAHRASPHLDALVEITAGLDEEPGVRTLHLAGPPEFTAVRALPALTPLISQGLALRSTFNGNAEDTLEGLAAGHHDLAITTARPRGGLFTSTTLCDEEHVLVAAPRWAGRLGPGTLRHKGSVVLEQLPVVEVHESLPLVSRYWAAVFDSRPAASATVIAPDLRAVLQCAAAGAGLAVLPRYLCEDALERGEVVALLDPPVPPLRTYFLAVRTGTLALPHIARAHECLVRAAVDW; encoded by the coding sequence ATGGACCTGGCCCTGTTACGCACATTCGTCATGGTGCACCGGGCCGGATCCTTCACGCGGGCCGCCGCACTGCTCGGGCTGTCCCAGCCCGCCGTCACCTCGCAGATACGCACGCTGGAGCGTCAGCTGGGCCGCCCGCTCTTTCTGCGCGGGGCCCGCGGCGTCACCCCGACCACGATCGGCGACGAGCTCGCACACCGGGCCTCGCCCCATCTGGACGCACTGGTCGAGATCACCGCCGGTCTCGACGAGGAGCCGGGGGTGCGCACCCTCCATCTGGCCGGTCCCCCGGAGTTCACCGCCGTACGCGCGCTTCCCGCGCTCACTCCGCTGATCTCCCAGGGCCTCGCACTGCGCAGCACGTTCAACGGCAATGCCGAGGACACGCTGGAAGGACTGGCTGCCGGACACCACGACCTGGCCATCACGACCGCTCGTCCACGCGGAGGACTGTTCACGTCGACGACCCTCTGCGACGAGGAGCACGTCCTGGTCGCGGCGCCGCGCTGGGCCGGGCGGCTGGGGCCCGGAACACTGCGGCACAAGGGCTCAGTGGTCCTGGAGCAGCTTCCGGTGGTCGAGGTGCACGAGAGCCTCCCCCTGGTCTCCCGGTACTGGGCCGCCGTGTTCGACAGCAGACCCGCCGCTTCCGCAACGGTGATCGCGCCGGATCTGCGCGCGGTCCTGCAGTGCGCGGCTGCGGGCGCCGGCCTCGCCGTGCTGCCTCGCTATCTCTGCGAGGACGCGCTGGAAAGGGGCGAGGTCGTGGCTCTGCTCGATCCGCCCGTACCGCCGCTGCGGACGTACTTCCTGGCCGTGCGGACCGGCACACTGGCCCTCCCGCACATTGCGCGGGCGCACGAGTGCCTGGTGCGTGCAGCCGTGGACTGGTGA
- a CDS encoding NUDIX hydrolase, translating into MTERPVVKRTARAVLLDGDDLILIKRTKPGVDPYWVTPGGGVEPEDATVVDALHREVDEELGAKIIDVVPCFVDTVEHIAGGGVKGVKVQHFFVCRLESMDPSRRHGPEIEDPCGEYEIVRVPFSRVGIAAVHLVPLSLRHYLDGNIEGVRAMHAPDLG; encoded by the coding sequence ATGACCGAACGTCCTGTGGTCAAGCGCACCGCACGCGCCGTCCTGCTCGACGGCGATGACCTCATCCTCATCAAGCGCACCAAGCCGGGGGTGGATCCGTACTGGGTCACGCCCGGTGGCGGTGTCGAGCCCGAGGACGCCACCGTCGTCGACGCCCTGCACCGCGAGGTCGACGAAGAGCTCGGCGCCAAGATTATCGATGTCGTGCCCTGCTTCGTCGATACCGTGGAACACATCGCGGGTGGCGGCGTCAAAGGTGTGAAGGTGCAGCACTTCTTCGTCTGCCGACTGGAATCCATGGATCCGTCACGACGGCACGGCCCTGAGATCGAAGACCCCTGCGGCGAGTACGAGATCGTACGAGTGCCCTTCAGCCGGGTCGGAATCGCAGCCGTGCACCTCGTACCGCTGTCCTTGCGCCACTACCTGGACGGCAACATCGAGGGCGTACGGGCGATGCACGCGCCCGACCTGGGCTGA
- a CDS encoding DUF2269 domain-containing protein: MKPLKRPVRRSLLVAHVAVSVSWLGLTVGLLALGLAAFLTGDTSMTEAATRSMKVFGDWLVVPVALLSLLSGLVLSLGTPWGLARHRWVWTKFWLTLVTAGLSIFSLRPGINEAAAQGVADINLVIAPSVATATYLFITAISVLKPWGPTRRGRRLRASKT; the protein is encoded by the coding sequence GTGAAACCACTCAAGCGCCCTGTTCGCCGGAGCCTCCTCGTCGCCCATGTCGCCGTTTCCGTGAGCTGGCTGGGCCTCACGGTCGGACTGCTGGCCCTCGGCCTCGCCGCGTTCCTCACCGGTGACACCTCGATGACGGAGGCGGCCACCCGTTCCATGAAGGTCTTCGGTGACTGGCTGGTCGTGCCGGTTGCCCTGCTCTCCCTCCTGAGCGGCCTCGTGCTGTCCCTCGGCACCCCTTGGGGCCTGGCGAGGCATCGCTGGGTCTGGACGAAGTTCTGGCTGACCCTTGTCACGGCAGGGCTGTCGATCTTCTCGCTCCGCCCCGGCATCAATGAGGCCGCCGCCCAGGGAGTGGCGGACATCAATCTGGTCATCGCGCCCTCGGTGGCCACGGCCACCTACCTCTTCATCACCGCGATCTCGGTGCTGAAGCCGTGGGGGCCGACCCGGCGGGGCCGGCGCCTGCGCGCCTCGAAGACCTGA
- a CDS encoding GlcG/HbpS family heme-binding protein, with amino-acid sequence MSTTTAFAPLTIQDAEALVDTARRSAEAAGVTVAVTVLDAGGHLLAFRRDDRAVLIAGETSTRKAYTALQLNAPTADLVDAVQPGGLFHTLPTALDRPLLFIAGGVPVRRGGRLIGAVGVGGGAPEQDHAFATAAAESLV; translated from the coding sequence ATGAGCACCACCACCGCCTTCGCACCGCTGACCATCCAGGACGCGGAAGCGCTCGTGGACACCGCCCGTCGTTCAGCCGAGGCAGCCGGCGTGACCGTCGCTGTCACCGTCCTGGACGCGGGCGGTCATCTGCTGGCCTTCCGCCGCGACGACCGGGCCGTCCTCATCGCCGGAGAGACCAGCACCCGCAAGGCGTACACCGCCCTCCAGCTGAACGCCCCCACGGCCGACCTGGTCGACGCCGTCCAGCCCGGCGGCCTCTTCCACACGCTGCCGACCGCACTCGACCGCCCGCTGCTCTTCATCGCCGGCGGCGTCCCGGTCCGTCGCGGAGGCCGGCTCATCGGTGCTGTCGGCGTCGGTGGCGGCGCACCCGAGCAGGACCACGCGTTCGCGACCGCCGCAGCCGAGTCCCTCGTCTGA
- a CDS encoding MFS transporter produces MPLALLALAIGAFGIGTTEFVIMGLLPDVAADFQVSIPTAGFLVTGYALGVVLGAPLMTVLGTRVTRKRMLMLLMGLFIVGNVVSALAPVFGVMLAGRVIASLAHGAFFGIGSVVAADLVAPEKKAGAIAMMFTGLTVANVVGVPLGTYIGQSVGWRTTFFIVAGLGVLGLLGVAKLVPEQPGPGGVRIRHELAAFRNVQVLLAMAMTVLGFGGVFAAITYITPMMTEIAGYSPSSVTWLLVLFGLGMVGGNLLGGKFADRHLMPLLYVSLGALAVVLALFTLTAHDKTAAAVTIVLIGGLGFATVPPLQKRVLDQAAGAPTLASAVNIGAFNLGNALSAWLGGMVIAAGLGYTAPNWVGAVLAASALVLALVSGALERRTVTRSRLVAEHAPEPVAVAAGRH; encoded by the coding sequence ATGCCGCTCGCGCTCCTCGCCCTCGCCATCGGGGCATTCGGTATCGGAACCACCGAGTTCGTGATCATGGGGTTGCTCCCCGATGTCGCGGCGGACTTCCAGGTCTCGATCCCCACCGCAGGCTTTCTGGTCACGGGCTACGCCCTGGGGGTGGTCCTAGGCGCTCCGCTGATGACGGTGCTGGGCACCCGGGTCACCCGCAAGCGCATGCTGATGCTCCTGATGGGGCTGTTCATCGTGGGCAACGTGGTGTCCGCGCTCGCCCCCGTCTTCGGGGTGATGCTCGCCGGACGAGTCATCGCCTCGCTCGCCCACGGAGCGTTCTTCGGTATCGGATCGGTCGTTGCCGCCGACCTGGTCGCTCCGGAGAAGAAGGCCGGCGCCATCGCCATGATGTTCACCGGGCTCACCGTCGCCAATGTCGTCGGAGTCCCCCTGGGCACCTACATCGGCCAGAGTGTCGGCTGGCGGACCACGTTCTTCATCGTTGCCGGACTCGGTGTCCTCGGCCTTCTCGGCGTGGCGAAGCTCGTGCCCGAGCAGCCCGGGCCCGGGGGTGTCAGGATCCGCCACGAGCTGGCCGCCTTCCGCAATGTGCAGGTGTTGCTCGCCATGGCGATGACGGTTCTGGGCTTCGGCGGTGTCTTCGCGGCGATCACCTACATCACCCCGATGATGACCGAGATCGCCGGCTACTCGCCGTCCTCCGTCACCTGGCTGCTCGTCCTGTTCGGACTCGGCATGGTCGGTGGCAATCTGCTCGGCGGCAAGTTCGCCGACCGCCACCTGATGCCGCTGTTGTACGTATCGCTCGGCGCTCTCGCCGTGGTCCTGGCGCTGTTCACGCTGACCGCCCACGACAAGACCGCTGCCGCCGTCACCATCGTCCTCATCGGGGGACTGGGCTTCGCGACCGTGCCGCCGCTCCAGAAGCGCGTTCTCGATCAGGCCGCCGGTGCTCCCACCCTTGCCTCCGCCGTGAACATCGGAGCCTTCAACCTCGGCAACGCGCTGTCGGCGTGGCTCGGCGGAATGGTCATCGCTGCCGGGCTCGGATACACCGCACCCAACTGGGTCGGCGCCGTTCTTGCGGCTTCGGCACTGGTCCTCGCCCTCGTCTCCGGCGCACTCGAGCGCCGCACGGTCACCCGTAGCCGGCTCGTTGCCGAGCACGCCCCCGAGCCGGTCGCCGTCGCCGCCGGCAGGCACTGA
- a CDS encoding MarR family winged helix-turn-helix transcriptional regulator has protein sequence MTATDPALTALSQGWCALSLLHGKIEAHIERALQSRHGLSVREYSLLDVLSRQHSGTGGHLQMKQVADAVVLSQSATTRLVTRLEDRGLLTRYLCDTDRRGIYTDVTEAGLTLLGEARPTNDTALRAALDEAAKNPELAPLVRTVEALKVPA, from the coding sequence ATGACCGCGACAGATCCCGCACTGACCGCCCTCTCCCAGGGCTGGTGCGCCCTCTCGCTGCTCCACGGAAAGATCGAGGCCCACATCGAGCGGGCCCTGCAGTCCCGCCACGGCCTCAGCGTGCGTGAGTACTCGCTGCTCGACGTCCTGAGCCGCCAGCACAGCGGTACGGGCGGCCATCTTCAGATGAAGCAGGTGGCCGACGCCGTCGTGCTGAGCCAGAGCGCCACCACCCGACTGGTCACCCGGCTCGAGGACCGCGGCCTGCTGACCCGGTATCTCTGCGACACGGACCGGCGAGGCATCTACACCGATGTCACCGAAGCCGGACTGACGCTGCTCGGCGAGGCCCGGCCGACCAACGACACCGCTCTGCGGGCCGCCCTGGACGAGGCTGCGAAGAACCCGGAGCTCGCTCCGCTGGTCAGGACCGTCGAAGCCCTCAAGGTCCCCGCCTGA
- a CDS encoding GNAT family N-acetyltransferase produces the protein MSDIAIRPAVLTDIPAIVAMLADDPFGAQRESPDDLAPYDAAFRRLADDRNQHLVVAVREERVVGTLQLTVVPGLTRRGSTRSIIEGVRIHAAERGSGLGTQLIQWAVDESRRQKCQLVQLTSDASRSDAHRFYERLGFTASHVGFKLAL, from the coding sequence ATGAGCGATATCGCAATACGTCCCGCTGTCCTCACCGACATCCCGGCCATCGTGGCGATGCTCGCCGACGACCCGTTCGGTGCGCAGCGCGAGTCACCGGACGACCTCGCCCCGTACGACGCCGCATTCCGGCGGCTGGCCGACGACCGCAATCAGCATCTCGTCGTCGCCGTGCGCGAGGAGCGCGTCGTGGGAACGCTGCAACTCACCGTGGTCCCCGGGCTGACTCGGCGCGGTTCGACCCGCTCGATCATCGAAGGCGTCCGCATCCACGCCGCGGAGCGGGGCAGCGGCCTCGGTACCCAGCTGATCCAGTGGGCGGTCGACGAATCCCGGCGCCAGAAGTGCCAGTTGGTGCAGCTGACATCCGATGCCTCCCGTTCCGACGCCCATCGCTTCTACGAGCGGCTCGGCTTCACCGCGAGCCACGTGGGCTTCAAGCTCGCACTCTGA
- a CDS encoding winged helix DNA-binding domain-containing protein yields MHRIDDNQRRIRLGRRHLLAPSVRADSVVAAADAVVALHATDAATVFLSACARLSDASVGAVERALYEDVSLVRLLSMRNTLFTMSTDVAPAIDASNARAVAAKERRTLLKHLREDGHGLDEAWLSAAEQDTLVALAERGQASGSELSAAVPALRTKITVFPGTKQEAVQGVASRVIRVLAADGRIRRGRPRGSWTSSQFRWTPADPWPTSAIAEAQAEVARRWLRAYGPATEADLKWWTGWGVRETRKALAAADAEEVLLDNGASGWVASGDVAPEQPLEPWAALLPSLDPSAMGWSDRSFHLSVSHRAALFDRAGNIGPTVWWNGEIVGGWAQRADGEPVWRLLSDVGRDASGLIEAEASRLSAWVGEARITPRFRTPLERELTA; encoded by the coding sequence ATGCACCGCATCGATGACAACCAGCGTCGGATCAGGCTCGGCAGACGGCATCTGCTCGCCCCGTCCGTGCGGGCCGACTCCGTCGTGGCCGCTGCCGACGCAGTCGTAGCCCTGCACGCCACCGACGCCGCGACGGTCTTCCTCTCCGCGTGCGCCCGGCTGTCCGACGCGAGCGTAGGGGCAGTGGAGCGCGCACTCTACGAGGACGTCTCCCTGGTTCGACTGCTCTCCATGCGGAACACCTTGTTCACCATGTCGACGGATGTCGCGCCTGCCATCGACGCGTCCAATGCGCGGGCCGTGGCAGCCAAGGAGCGCCGCACCCTGCTCAAGCACCTGCGGGAGGACGGCCACGGGCTGGACGAAGCCTGGCTCTCCGCCGCCGAGCAGGACACACTGGTCGCTCTGGCAGAGCGCGGCCAGGCCTCGGGGAGCGAGCTCTCCGCCGCTGTGCCGGCCCTGCGTACCAAGATCACCGTCTTCCCGGGCACGAAGCAGGAGGCGGTGCAGGGAGTCGCCTCCCGAGTCATCCGCGTCCTCGCCGCCGACGGACGCATCCGTCGGGGCCGCCCCCGTGGTTCCTGGACCTCCAGCCAGTTCCGTTGGACGCCCGCTGATCCCTGGCCCACGTCTGCGATCGCGGAGGCACAGGCGGAGGTGGCCCGGCGCTGGCTCCGCGCGTACGGTCCCGCGACCGAAGCCGACCTGAAGTGGTGGACGGGCTGGGGCGTCCGTGAGACACGCAAGGCGCTGGCCGCCGCCGACGCGGAGGAAGTGCTCCTCGACAACGGAGCCTCCGGCTGGGTCGCGTCGGGCGATGTGGCTCCGGAACAGCCCCTGGAACCCTGGGCGGCACTGCTGCCCAGCCTTGACCCGAGCGCCATGGGCTGGTCCGACCGCAGCTTCCACCTGTCGGTCAGCCACCGTGCGGCACTCTTCGACCGGGCGGGCAACATCGGCCCCACCGTGTGGTGGAACGGCGAAATCGTGGGCGGCTGGGCTCAGCGAGCGGACGGAGAGCCGGTGTGGCGGCTGCTGTCCGACGTGGGCCGGGACGCCTCGGGCCTCATCGAGGCAGAGGCATCCCGGCTGTCGGCCTGGGTGGGCGAGGCTCGGATCACGCCGCGCTTCCGTACCCCGCTGGAGCGCGAACTGACGGCCTGA
- a CDS encoding serine hydrolase domain-containing protein: MTSSEALLPSTRRALLHRIATAQSEGRAPSVVAAVLRDGQIAWSGSRSCVDGHAPDADTQFRIGSITKTFTAVLVLRLRDEGLLDLDDPLEKHLPGTGAGAATVFQLLGHSAGLAAETPAPWWERTPGTVRPGLDDVLGEQPQMHPAGRSHHYSNPGYTLLGSLVEALRGASWAEVLHREILEPLGMDRTTPEPQAPHAGGWAVHPWADVMLPEPTEDLGLMAPAGQLWSTTTDLLRFASFLARGDDRVLRASSVEEMRTPSAPAEAGDWAGAYGLGLQAVRREDRTLLGHTGSLPGFLAALWFSVEDDVAAVVLTNATSGPLTGAVAADLVQIVAEAEPRIPEPWRPLPDVDEELLALAGPWYWGTHAYVLKLAAERGLELQPLRGAGRSARFRVCPDGTWTGLNGYYAGETLRVVRADDGTVDHLDLGSFVFTREPYDTGASIPGGVAEGGWRGLAI; this comes from the coding sequence ATGACCTCTTCCGAAGCCTTGCTCCCCAGCACCAGGCGTGCTCTGCTCCACCGCATTGCCACCGCGCAGTCCGAAGGGCGTGCCCCCTCAGTCGTCGCCGCGGTTCTGCGGGACGGCCAGATCGCCTGGAGCGGTTCGCGCAGTTGCGTCGACGGGCATGCCCCCGATGCCGATACACAGTTCAGAATCGGCTCCATCACAAAGACGTTCACCGCTGTGCTGGTGCTGCGCCTGCGTGACGAAGGCCTGCTCGATCTGGACGACCCGCTGGAGAAGCACCTCCCGGGCACGGGAGCGGGCGCGGCGACCGTCTTTCAACTGCTGGGCCACAGCGCAGGCCTGGCCGCGGAAACGCCTGCACCTTGGTGGGAGCGGACGCCGGGGACTGTCAGGCCAGGGCTCGACGACGTTCTGGGCGAGCAGCCGCAGATGCATCCGGCCGGGCGCAGTCACCACTATTCCAACCCCGGCTACACGCTGCTCGGTTCTCTCGTGGAGGCGCTGCGCGGTGCTTCCTGGGCCGAGGTACTGCACCGCGAGATCCTGGAACCGCTGGGGATGGACCGTACGACTCCGGAGCCGCAGGCCCCGCATGCAGGAGGCTGGGCGGTCCATCCGTGGGCGGATGTCATGCTGCCCGAGCCGACCGAGGACCTCGGCCTGATGGCGCCGGCCGGTCAGCTCTGGTCGACCACCACGGATCTCCTCCGGTTCGCCTCGTTCCTGGCGCGGGGGGATGACCGCGTCCTCCGTGCTTCGTCGGTCGAGGAGATGCGCACGCCCTCCGCTCCGGCCGAAGCCGGCGACTGGGCCGGCGCGTACGGTCTTGGCCTGCAGGCGGTACGACGGGAAGACCGAACGCTCCTCGGTCATACGGGTTCGCTTCCGGGCTTCCTCGCCGCCCTGTGGTTCAGCGTCGAGGACGATGTGGCCGCCGTGGTGCTCACCAATGCCACCTCCGGCCCGCTCACCGGCGCGGTTGCCGCAGACCTGGTGCAGATCGTCGCCGAAGCGGAGCCGAGGATCCCGGAGCCTTGGCGTCCGCTGCCCGACGTCGACGAGGAGCTCCTGGCGCTGGCCGGCCCCTGGTACTGGGGCACCCATGCCTACGTCCTGAAACTGGCTGCGGAGCGCGGCCTGGAGCTTCAGCCGTTGCGCGGTGCCGGTCGCAGTGCCCGTTTCCGCGTGTGCCCCGACGGCACGTGGACCGGCCTCAACGGTTACTACGCGGGGGAGACGCTTCGGGTCGTGCGCGCCGATGACGGCACCGTGGATCATCTCGACCTCGGATCGTTCGTCTTCACACGGGAGCCCTACGACACGGGGGCGTCGATTCCGGGTGGAGTGGCCGAGGGCGGCTGGCGAGGACTTGCCATCTGA
- a CDS encoding dihydrofolate reductase family protein: MRKLTYFVACSIDGFIGDPNGDATSMMAFVSEEFLGFLTSEYPETISAQGREALGFKDAKNQHFDTVIQGRGSYQLAVDAGITSPYSHIRELVASRTLRESPDPNVEIVADDLVGRIRELKAEDSELGIWLCGGSSLAGELIDEIDELVIKTYPQVYGSGMPMFGSDFATADFTLEGVRTFDNGALVRTYSRKR, translated from the coding sequence ATGCGAAAGCTCACCTATTTCGTAGCGTGCTCGATCGACGGATTCATCGGCGATCCGAACGGCGACGCGACATCGATGATGGCCTTCGTGAGTGAGGAGTTCCTCGGATTCCTCACGTCCGAGTATCCGGAGACGATCTCGGCGCAGGGGCGGGAGGCGCTGGGGTTCAAGGACGCCAAGAACCAGCACTTCGACACCGTGATCCAGGGGCGGGGCAGCTACCAGTTGGCGGTGGACGCCGGGATCACCAGCCCGTACTCCCATATCAGGGAGTTGGTTGCCTCCAGGACTCTGCGGGAGTCCCCCGATCCGAATGTGGAGATCGTGGCCGACGACCTGGTCGGGCGGATCAGGGAACTCAAGGCGGAGGACAGCGAACTGGGCATCTGGCTCTGCGGGGGATCCAGCCTTGCAGGCGAGCTGATCGACGAGATCGACGAACTCGTCATCAAGACCTATCCGCAGGTGTACGGGTCCGGGATGCCGATGTTCGGTTCGGACTTCGCGACCGCCGACTTCACTCTGGAGGGCGTGCGCACCTTCGACAACGGGGCGCTGGTGAGGACGTACAGCCGAAAGCGCTGA
- a CDS encoding TetR/AcrR family transcriptional regulator, protein MARNPERRTALVDAAIDVLAHEGARGLTFRAVDARAGVPVGTASNYFANRDDLFMQAGSRINSRMTPDAARVEHAMRPEPSRELVTSLMRWLVQRMTDDRTGYLAMLELRLEATRRPALRARLTETVRAEFDQNRSLYQDAELPGDADTFLALHLAMTGLLLEHLTLPDMLSDTTHDRLVDLVVTSVVPAQRA, encoded by the coding sequence ATGGCCAGGAATCCGGAGCGCAGAACGGCGCTCGTCGACGCTGCCATCGACGTGCTGGCCCACGAAGGAGCCCGCGGACTCACCTTCCGTGCGGTGGATGCCCGGGCGGGTGTCCCCGTCGGCACAGCGTCCAACTACTTCGCGAACCGGGACGATCTGTTCATGCAGGCGGGCTCCCGCATCAACAGCCGCATGACACCGGACGCGGCCAGGGTCGAGCACGCGATGCGTCCCGAGCCCTCACGCGAGCTGGTCACGTCACTCATGCGCTGGCTGGTCCAGCGCATGACCGATGACCGCACCGGCTATCTGGCCATGCTGGAGCTTCGCCTCGAAGCCACCCGCCGCCCGGCGCTGAGGGCCCGCCTGACCGAGACCGTACGCGCCGAGTTCGACCAGAACCGCAGCCTCTACCAGGACGCGGAACTGCCGGGCGACGCCGACACCTTCCTCGCGCTCCACCTGGCCATGACAGGTCTTCTCCTGGAGCACCTCACCCTGCCCGACATGCTCTCGGACACGACACACGACCGCCTGGTGGACCTCGTCGTCACCAGTGTCGTTCCCGCTCAACGCGCCTGA
- a CDS encoding NADAR family protein, whose amino-acid sequence MTWRGPTYRTVDGQRIDGEWCHVWRRDPWNDRHYLDDLIVFADGAVRCEERTDLHGLEKLLASGRIAVTEPGASKPPEEQSMWLSRRGEPVTPEGFLLEVADKIEELSGRPTSGQRCWDAIRRFQQDPNESNRVLIREAYLAVPPHVRIYVLGDMDRQDRPLRILLTEVGAAVDGGGPVVTAEMHADVLDYFNRGDEGVAREEESRAVDHADDPPTAGQAAFTSLETIYPRGWPDVLGLFVLRNEFPAPVVFAGETYPSVLHGYWALSAADAADHDQIRDAPSGREARDRGGRAERRADWPRMRLAVMGGLLEAKFTQHPDLAEILLSTGDSVISYTGHWDSPFWRDASDGRGRNWVGRLLELTRSGLVARQVLPG is encoded by the coding sequence ATGACATGGCGGGGGCCGACGTATCGGACAGTGGACGGGCAGAGGATCGACGGGGAATGGTGCCACGTCTGGCGGCGGGACCCCTGGAACGACCGGCACTACCTCGACGATCTGATCGTCTTCGCGGACGGGGCAGTCAGGTGCGAGGAGCGGACCGACCTGCACGGCCTGGAGAAGCTGCTGGCATCGGGCCGGATCGCGGTCACGGAGCCGGGGGCGTCGAAGCCTCCTGAAGAGCAGTCGATGTGGCTCTCCAGACGAGGCGAGCCGGTGACCCCGGAGGGATTCCTCCTCGAAGTAGCGGACAAGATCGAAGAACTCAGCGGACGGCCTACGTCCGGACAGCGTTGCTGGGATGCGATCCGACGTTTCCAGCAGGACCCGAACGAGTCCAACCGCGTCCTGATCCGAGAGGCGTACCTGGCGGTTCCACCCCACGTCCGTATCTACGTCCTCGGTGACATGGACCGTCAGGACCGTCCTCTGCGGATTCTGTTGACCGAAGTGGGTGCCGCTGTCGACGGGGGCGGGCCCGTGGTGACAGCGGAGATGCACGCTGACGTCCTCGACTACTTCAACCGGGGTGACGAGGGGGTCGCGCGGGAGGAGGAGAGCCGCGCCGTCGATCATGCCGACGATCCCCCCACGGCCGGCCAGGCTGCTTTCACTTCGCTGGAAACCATCTATCCGCGAGGCTGGCCGGACGTACTCGGACTGTTCGTGCTGCGTAACGAGTTCCCGGCACCGGTGGTCTTCGCAGGGGAGACCTACCCTTCCGTACTCCACGGCTACTGGGCCCTGTCAGCGGCGGACGCCGCCGACCACGATCAGATCCGCGATGCGCCGAGCGGGCGGGAGGCGCGCGACAGGGGAGGCCGGGCAGAGCGCAGAGCGGACTGGCCCAGGATGCGACTCGCCGTCATGGGCGGCTTGTTGGAGGCGAAATTCACCCAGCATCCCGACCTCGCCGAGATCCTTCTCTCCACGGGGGACAGCGTGATCAGCTACACAGGCCACTGGGACTCCCCTTTCTGGCGGGACGCATCCGACGGCCGGGGGCGCAACTGGGTGGGCCGCCTGCTCGAACTGACCCGCTCCGGGCTCGTTGCCCGACAGGTGCTGCCGGGCTGA
- a CDS encoding maleylpyruvate isomerase N-terminal domain-containing protein gives MELFSRSWAALRTVVAELPDEDFVQPSGCAGWLVRDLVCHLVIDAQDVLITLVTPTEKKPTRDAVTYWDVTGTPPTGDDPLDALTVRLAAAYEEPRLLKFHFDDVGSAAGRAAELADPELRVGTRDEVLTAGDYLSAYVLEWTLHHLDLIAHLPYVAEPPAEGLARSRAMLERIAGADFPASFSDTDALLVGTGRRAPTGGERAELGGLTAELPLVLG, from the coding sequence GTGGAACTCTTCTCACGCTCATGGGCGGCGTTGCGCACGGTGGTAGCCGAACTTCCGGACGAGGACTTCGTACAGCCCTCCGGCTGTGCCGGCTGGCTCGTGCGGGATCTGGTGTGCCATCTGGTCATCGACGCTCAGGACGTCCTGATCACCCTTGTGACCCCCACCGAGAAGAAGCCGACGCGCGACGCGGTGACGTACTGGGACGTCACCGGAACCCCTCCGACCGGCGATGATCCGCTGGACGCGCTCACCGTTCGGCTGGCTGCCGCGTACGAGGAGCCTCGGCTGCTCAAGTTCCACTTCGACGACGTCGGCTCCGCCGCCGGCCGCGCCGCCGAACTCGCCGACCCGGAACTCAGGGTGGGCACCCGCGACGAGGTCCTCACCGCGGGCGACTACCTCTCCGCGTACGTCCTGGAGTGGACGCTGCACCACCTCGACCTGATTGCGCACCTCCCGTACGTGGCGGAACCGCCTGCGGAAGGGCTCGCCCGGTCCCGCGCGATGCTGGAGAGGATCGCCGGGGCGGATTTTCCTGCGTCGTTCTCCGACACGGACGCGCTGCTGGTCGGTACCGGACGGCGTGCCCCGACCGGCGGGGAGAGGGCCGAACTGGGCGGGCTGACCGCGGAACTCCCGCTCGTCCTCGGGTGA
- a CDS encoding YciI family protein, whose protein sequence is MAKYLLLKHYRGAPAAVNDVPMDQWEPEEVTAHIQYMRDFAARLEGTGEYVDGQALSPEGTFVRSDGEGRPPITDGPFAETKDLIAGWMVIDVETYERAIELAGELSAAPGAGGKPIHEWLELRPFYAELPTTTE, encoded by the coding sequence ATGGCCAAGTACCTTCTGCTCAAGCACTACCGGGGCGCACCGGCAGCGGTCAACGACGTGCCGATGGACCAGTGGGAGCCGGAAGAGGTTACGGCCCACATCCAGTACATGCGCGACTTCGCCGCTCGGCTCGAGGGCACCGGCGAGTACGTCGACGGCCAGGCGCTCTCCCCGGAGGGCACGTTCGTCCGCTCCGACGGCGAGGGACGCCCTCCCATCACCGACGGCCCGTTCGCGGAGACCAAGGACCTGATCGCCGGCTGGATGGTGATCGACGTCGAGACCTACGAGCGGGCGATCGAGCTGGCCGGCGAGCTGTCCGCGGCTCCGGGTGCGGGTGGGAAGCCGATCCACGAGTGGCTCGAGTTGCGCCCGTTCTACGCCGAGCTGCCCACGACCACCGAGTGA